A genomic segment from Mustela lutreola isolate mMusLut2 chromosome 15, mMusLut2.pri, whole genome shotgun sequence encodes:
- the RNF112 gene encoding RING finger protein 112 isoform X3, whose amino-acid sequence MPRSALSIISFCHRLGKQERKRSFMGSSRNSWSHTPFPKLELGLGSRPATPRELPACSICLERLREPISLDCGHDFCTRCFSTHRVPGCEPPCCPECRKICKQKRGLRSLGEKMKLLPQRPLPAVLQESGEGGWPRGGGSLQGFRWGANNLTRGVWMWSHPFLLGKEGRKVAVFLVDTGDAMSPELSRETRTKLCALTMMLSSYQILNTSPELKDTDLEYLEMFVHVAEVMGRHYGMVPIQHLDLLVRDSSHSNKAGLGCVGDIIQKSSGKYPKVQELLQGRRARCYLLPAQGGQWASKGHGSPSDTDDDLGHLCAYVADVLNAAPQHAKSRCQGYWSEGRPVARGDRRLLTGQQLAQEIKNLSGWMGRTGPGFASADEMAAQLHDLRTVEAAKKEFEEYVRQQDVATKRIFSALRVLPDTMRNLLAAQKDAILARHGAALLCKGREQTLDALEAELQAEAKVFMDSYTMRFCGHLAAVGGAVGAGLMGLAGGVVGAGMAAAALAAEAGMVAAGAAVGATGAAVVGGGVGAGLAATVGCMEKEEDDRVQEGDREPLLQEE is encoded by the exons ATGCCGAGGTCCGCCTTGTCAATCATCTCCTTTTGTCACCGGCTCGGCAAACAG GAGAGAAAACGGAGCTTCATGGGAAGCAGTCGCAACAGTTG gTCCCACACGCCCTTCCCCAAGTTGGAGCTGGGCCTGGGGTCCCGGCCCGCGACACCCCGGGAGCTTCCTGCCTGCTCCATCTGCCTGGAGAGGCTGCGGGAACCCATCTCGCTGGACTGTGGCCATGACTTCTGCACGCGCTGCTTCAGCACACACCGCGTCCCCGGCTGTGAGCCGCCCTGCTGCCCCGAGTGCCGGAAAATCTGCAAGCAGAAGCGGGGCCTCCGGAGTCTGGGGGAGAAGATGAAGCTCCTGCCACAGAGGCCTCTGCCCGCTGTGCTGCAG GAGTCAGGGGAGGGCGGCTGGCCAAGAGGAGGGGGGTCCCTGCAGGGATTCAGGTGGGGTGCCAATAACCTCACGAGGGGCGTATGGATGTGGAGTCACCCCTTCctgctggggaaggaggggaggaag GTGGCCGTGTTCCTGGTGGACACAGGGGACGCCATGAGCCCGGAGCTCAGCAGAGAAACCAGGACCAAGCTCTGTGCCCTCACCATGATGCTGAGCTCCTACCAG ATCCTCAACACCTCCCCGGAGCTGAAGGATACAGACCTGGAATATTTGGAG ATGTTTGTCCACGTAGCCGAGGTGATGGGCAGGCATTATGGGATGGTGCCAATCCAG CACCTAGATCTCTTAGTGCGTGACTCATCCCACTCCAacaaggctgggctgggctgcgtGGGTGACATCATCCAG AAATCCTCTGGCAAGTACCCCAAGGTTCAGGAGCTGCTCCAAGGGAGGCGAGCCCGCTGTTACCTCTTGCCTGCTCAGGGAGGGCAGTGGGCCAGCAAAGGCCACGGAAGCCCCAGTG ACACAGATGACGATTTGGGCCACCTCTGTGCCTACGTGGCAGATGTGCTGAACGCAGCCCCCCAGCACGCCAAGAGCCGCTGCCAGGGCTACTGGAGCGAGGGCCGCCCGGTGGCCAGGGGGGACAGACGCCTGCTCACTGGGCAGCAGTTAGCTCAGGAAATCAAG AACCTCTCGGGCTGGATGGGGAGGACCGGGCCCGGGTTCGCCTCCGCAGATGAG ATGGCCGCCCAGCTGCACGACCTGAGGACGGTGGAAGCTGCCAAGAAGGAGTTCGAGGAGTACGTGCGGCAGCAG GACGTGGCCACCAAGCGCATTTTCTCCGCGCTCCGGGTGCTGCCCGACACCATGCGCAACCTCCTGGCCGCACAGAAGGATGCCATCCTGGCCCGTCACGGGGCCGCCCTGCTGTGCAAGGGCAGAGAGCAGACCCTGGACGCCCTGGAGGCCGAGCTGCAGGCGGAGGCCAAGGTCTTCATGGACTCGTACACCATGCGCTTCTGTGGCCACCTGGCCGCTGTGGGGggcgctgttggggctgggcTCATGGGCCTGGCGGGTGGCGTGGTGGGCGCGGGCATGGCCGCGGCCGCGCTGGCTGCCGAGGCC
- the RNF112 gene encoding RING finger protein 112 isoform X1 yields MPRSALSIISFCHRLGKQERKRSFMGSSRNSWSHTPFPKLELGLGSRPATPRELPACSICLERLREPISLDCGHDFCTRCFSTHRVPGCEPPCCPECRKICKQKRGLRSLGEKMKLLPQRPLPAVLQETCAVRAEPLLLVRINASGGLILRMGAINRCLKHPLARDTPVCLLAVLGEQHSGKAFLLNHLLRGLPGLESGEGGWPRGGGSLQGFRWGANNLTRGVWMWSHPFLLGKEGRKVAVFLVDTGDAMSPELSRETRTKLCALTMMLSSYQILNTSPELKDTDLEYLEMFVHVAEVMGRHYGMVPIQHLDLLVRDSSHSNKAGLGCVGDIIQKSSGKYPKVQELLQGRRARCYLLPAQGGQWASKGHGSPSDTDDDLGHLCAYVADVLNAAPQHAKSRCQGYWSEGRPVARGDRRLLTGQQLAQEIKNLSGWMGRTGPGFASADEMAAQLHDLRTVEAAKKEFEEYVRQQDVATKRIFSALRVLPDTMRNLLAAQKDAILARHGAALLCKGREQTLDALEAELQAEAKVFMDSYTMRFCGHLAAVGGAVGAGLMGLAGGVVGAGMAAAALAAEAGMVAAGAAVGATGAAVVGGGVGAGLAATVGCMEKEEDDRVQEGDREPLLQEE; encoded by the exons ATGCCGAGGTCCGCCTTGTCAATCATCTCCTTTTGTCACCGGCTCGGCAAACAG GAGAGAAAACGGAGCTTCATGGGAAGCAGTCGCAACAGTTG gTCCCACACGCCCTTCCCCAAGTTGGAGCTGGGCCTGGGGTCCCGGCCCGCGACACCCCGGGAGCTTCCTGCCTGCTCCATCTGCCTGGAGAGGCTGCGGGAACCCATCTCGCTGGACTGTGGCCATGACTTCTGCACGCGCTGCTTCAGCACACACCGCGTCCCCGGCTGTGAGCCGCCCTGCTGCCCCGAGTGCCGGAAAATCTGCAAGCAGAAGCGGGGCCTCCGGAGTCTGGGGGAGAAGATGAAGCTCCTGCCACAGAGGCCTCTGCCCGCTGTGCTGCAG GAGACCTGTGCTGTGAGGGCCGAGCCACTGCTGCTGGTGCGAATCAATGCCTCCGGGGGCCTCATCCTGAGGATGGGGGCCATCAACCGCTGCCTGAAGCACCCCCTGGCCAGGGACACCCCTGTCTGCCTCCTGGCTGTCCTGGGGGAGCAGCACTCAGGGAAGGCCTTCCTCCTCAACCACCTGCTCCGGGGCCTGCCGGGCCTG GAGTCAGGGGAGGGCGGCTGGCCAAGAGGAGGGGGGTCCCTGCAGGGATTCAGGTGGGGTGCCAATAACCTCACGAGGGGCGTATGGATGTGGAGTCACCCCTTCctgctggggaaggaggggaggaag GTGGCCGTGTTCCTGGTGGACACAGGGGACGCCATGAGCCCGGAGCTCAGCAGAGAAACCAGGACCAAGCTCTGTGCCCTCACCATGATGCTGAGCTCCTACCAG ATCCTCAACACCTCCCCGGAGCTGAAGGATACAGACCTGGAATATTTGGAG ATGTTTGTCCACGTAGCCGAGGTGATGGGCAGGCATTATGGGATGGTGCCAATCCAG CACCTAGATCTCTTAGTGCGTGACTCATCCCACTCCAacaaggctgggctgggctgcgtGGGTGACATCATCCAG AAATCCTCTGGCAAGTACCCCAAGGTTCAGGAGCTGCTCCAAGGGAGGCGAGCCCGCTGTTACCTCTTGCCTGCTCAGGGAGGGCAGTGGGCCAGCAAAGGCCACGGAAGCCCCAGTG ACACAGATGACGATTTGGGCCACCTCTGTGCCTACGTGGCAGATGTGCTGAACGCAGCCCCCCAGCACGCCAAGAGCCGCTGCCAGGGCTACTGGAGCGAGGGCCGCCCGGTGGCCAGGGGGGACAGACGCCTGCTCACTGGGCAGCAGTTAGCTCAGGAAATCAAG AACCTCTCGGGCTGGATGGGGAGGACCGGGCCCGGGTTCGCCTCCGCAGATGAG ATGGCCGCCCAGCTGCACGACCTGAGGACGGTGGAAGCTGCCAAGAAGGAGTTCGAGGAGTACGTGCGGCAGCAG GACGTGGCCACCAAGCGCATTTTCTCCGCGCTCCGGGTGCTGCCCGACACCATGCGCAACCTCCTGGCCGCACAGAAGGATGCCATCCTGGCCCGTCACGGGGCCGCCCTGCTGTGCAAGGGCAGAGAGCAGACCCTGGACGCCCTGGAGGCCGAGCTGCAGGCGGAGGCCAAGGTCTTCATGGACTCGTACACCATGCGCTTCTGTGGCCACCTGGCCGCTGTGGGGggcgctgttggggctgggcTCATGGGCCTGGCGGGTGGCGTGGTGGGCGCGGGCATGGCCGCGGCCGCGCTGGCTGCCGAGGCC
- the RNF112 gene encoding RING finger protein 112 isoform X2, with product MPRSALSIISFCHRLGKQERKRSFMGSSRNSWSHTPFPKLELGLGSRPATPRELPACSICLERLREPISLDCGHDFCTRCFSTHRVPGCEPPCCPECRKICKQKRGLRSLGEKMKLLPQRPLPAVLQETCAVRAEPLLLVRINASGGLILRMGAINRCLKHPLARDTPVCLLAVLGEQHSGKAFLLNHLLRGLPGLESGEGGWPRGGGSLQGFRWGANNLTRGVWMWSHPFLLGKEGRKVAVFLVDTGDAMSPELSRETRTKLCALTMMLSSYQILNTSPELKDTDLEYLEHLDLLVRDSSHSNKAGLGCVGDIIQKSSGKYPKVQELLQGRRARCYLLPAQGGQWASKGHGSPSDTDDDLGHLCAYVADVLNAAPQHAKSRCQGYWSEGRPVARGDRRLLTGQQLAQEIKNLSGWMGRTGPGFASADEMAAQLHDLRTVEAAKKEFEEYVRQQDVATKRIFSALRVLPDTMRNLLAAQKDAILARHGAALLCKGREQTLDALEAELQAEAKVFMDSYTMRFCGHLAAVGGAVGAGLMGLAGGVVGAGMAAAALAAEAGMVAAGAAVGATGAAVVGGGVGAGLAATVGCMEKEEDDRVQEGDREPLLQEE from the exons ATGCCGAGGTCCGCCTTGTCAATCATCTCCTTTTGTCACCGGCTCGGCAAACAG GAGAGAAAACGGAGCTTCATGGGAAGCAGTCGCAACAGTTG gTCCCACACGCCCTTCCCCAAGTTGGAGCTGGGCCTGGGGTCCCGGCCCGCGACACCCCGGGAGCTTCCTGCCTGCTCCATCTGCCTGGAGAGGCTGCGGGAACCCATCTCGCTGGACTGTGGCCATGACTTCTGCACGCGCTGCTTCAGCACACACCGCGTCCCCGGCTGTGAGCCGCCCTGCTGCCCCGAGTGCCGGAAAATCTGCAAGCAGAAGCGGGGCCTCCGGAGTCTGGGGGAGAAGATGAAGCTCCTGCCACAGAGGCCTCTGCCCGCTGTGCTGCAG GAGACCTGTGCTGTGAGGGCCGAGCCACTGCTGCTGGTGCGAATCAATGCCTCCGGGGGCCTCATCCTGAGGATGGGGGCCATCAACCGCTGCCTGAAGCACCCCCTGGCCAGGGACACCCCTGTCTGCCTCCTGGCTGTCCTGGGGGAGCAGCACTCAGGGAAGGCCTTCCTCCTCAACCACCTGCTCCGGGGCCTGCCGGGCCTG GAGTCAGGGGAGGGCGGCTGGCCAAGAGGAGGGGGGTCCCTGCAGGGATTCAGGTGGGGTGCCAATAACCTCACGAGGGGCGTATGGATGTGGAGTCACCCCTTCctgctggggaaggaggggaggaag GTGGCCGTGTTCCTGGTGGACACAGGGGACGCCATGAGCCCGGAGCTCAGCAGAGAAACCAGGACCAAGCTCTGTGCCCTCACCATGATGCTGAGCTCCTACCAG ATCCTCAACACCTCCCCGGAGCTGAAGGATACAGACCTGGAATATTTGGAG CACCTAGATCTCTTAGTGCGTGACTCATCCCACTCCAacaaggctgggctgggctgcgtGGGTGACATCATCCAG AAATCCTCTGGCAAGTACCCCAAGGTTCAGGAGCTGCTCCAAGGGAGGCGAGCCCGCTGTTACCTCTTGCCTGCTCAGGGAGGGCAGTGGGCCAGCAAAGGCCACGGAAGCCCCAGTG ACACAGATGACGATTTGGGCCACCTCTGTGCCTACGTGGCAGATGTGCTGAACGCAGCCCCCCAGCACGCCAAGAGCCGCTGCCAGGGCTACTGGAGCGAGGGCCGCCCGGTGGCCAGGGGGGACAGACGCCTGCTCACTGGGCAGCAGTTAGCTCAGGAAATCAAG AACCTCTCGGGCTGGATGGGGAGGACCGGGCCCGGGTTCGCCTCCGCAGATGAG ATGGCCGCCCAGCTGCACGACCTGAGGACGGTGGAAGCTGCCAAGAAGGAGTTCGAGGAGTACGTGCGGCAGCAG GACGTGGCCACCAAGCGCATTTTCTCCGCGCTCCGGGTGCTGCCCGACACCATGCGCAACCTCCTGGCCGCACAGAAGGATGCCATCCTGGCCCGTCACGGGGCCGCCCTGCTGTGCAAGGGCAGAGAGCAGACCCTGGACGCCCTGGAGGCCGAGCTGCAGGCGGAGGCCAAGGTCTTCATGGACTCGTACACCATGCGCTTCTGTGGCCACCTGGCCGCTGTGGGGggcgctgttggggctgggcTCATGGGCCTGGCGGGTGGCGTGGTGGGCGCGGGCATGGCCGCGGCCGCGCTGGCTGCCGAGGCC